A genomic segment from Aegilops tauschii subsp. strangulata cultivar AL8/78 chromosome 1, Aet v6.0, whole genome shotgun sequence encodes:
- the LOC109767171 gene encoding uncharacterized protein: MVSHSHLEMGGAAGIKLFGKVITRQPTRTGADGGVVASKTQQAAPVSSSSSSSGRGSAEQLEEAARARAAAAEARLPCPRCRSEDTKFCYFNNYNVNQPRHFCRACHRYWTAGGAIRNVPVGSGRRKNRPVLHGASTVMSVADHHLAGPASPGMPNGLGFHPDHGWSQAVPPPAYLGHGEMEQCWWLVHQYPAQGQVNGDVQLSPSSLRINQYA, encoded by the coding sequence ATGGTGTCTCACTCTCACCTCGAGATGGGCGGCGCGGCGGGGATCAAGCTCTTCGGCAAGGTCATCACGCGGCAGCCGACACGCACGGGCGCAGACGGCGGCGTGGTGGCGTCCAAGACGCAGCAGGCGGCGCCcgtgtcgtcgtcgtcgtcgtcttcggGGCGCGGGAGCGCCGAGCAGCTCGAGGAGGCCGCGAgggcgcgcgcggcggcggcggaggcgcggctGCCGTGCCCGCGGTGCCGGAGCGAGGACACCAAGTTCTGCTACTTCAACAACTACAACGTCAACCAGCCGCGGCACTTCTGCCGGGCCTGCCACCGCTACTGGACGGCCGGCGGCGCCATCCGCAACGTGCCCGTCGGCTCCGGCCGCCGCAAGAACCGCCCGGTGCTTCATGGTGCGTCCACGGTCATGAGTGTTGCCGACCACCACTTGGCGGGACCGGCGTCTCCGGGGATGCCGAATGGGCTTGGCTTCCACCCCGATCATGGATGGTCTCAGGCCGTCCCGCCGCCGGCTTACCTCGGCCACGGAGAGATGGAGCAGTGCTGGTGGCTCGTTCATCAGTACCCAGCCCAAGGTCAGGTCAACGGGGACGTCCAACTAAGCCCTTCGTCTCTGCGGATCAACCAATACGCATGA